The following proteins come from a genomic window of Montipora foliosa isolate CH-2021 chromosome 2, ASM3666993v2, whole genome shotgun sequence:
- the LOC137993150 gene encoding valine--tRNA ligase-like isoform X1, with protein MQLVWLISSLQRIWPQNSTQFVIKASPVKILRTLICSTMDSVSSTENGVVEKTASQLKKEAQRLAKLEKFNKKKEKEAALAENQNQKKNNKKKKETTKKVFVYDKPTAPGEKKDVSGAMPDSYSPTYVEAAWYPWWEKQGFFKPEYGRKDLQEPNPQGLFMMCIPPPNVTGSLHLGHALTSAVEDCITRRNRQIGKTALWNPGCDHAGIATQVVVEKKLMREQGLSRHDLGREKFVEAVWKWKNEKGDRIYEQLRKMGVSVDWDRACFTMDPKLSRAVKEAFIRLHDEGLIYRSRRLVNWSCTLNSAISDIEVDKKELTGRTLLPVPGYEHKIEFGVLVHFAYPVEESDEKLIVATTRVETMLGDTAIAVHPDDARYKHLHGKFALHPFCNRKLPIICDDVVDPEFGTGAVKITPGHDHNDYGVGQRHQLPFVTMLDDSGNIKDVKDFYPEFQHFAGLKRFDARKVVLEALTKKGLFIKTEENPMVVPTCSRSKDIVEPLIKPQWYVDCQEMADMAVKAVRNGDLKIIPSSHEKVWYSWLENCRDWCISRQLWWGHRIPAFFVTVDDPNIPPGEDTDGRYWVSGRTEEEVRKKAAERFKVSPEKISLKQDEDVLDTWFSSGLFPFSIFGWPEETKDFKVFYPGTLLETGHDILFFWVARMVKLGLKLIGQLPFTEVFLHAMVRDAHGRKMSKSLGNVIDPIDVINGVSLEDLHKQLENSNLDPREIERARKGQKEDYPDGIPECGTDALRFALCAYTAQGRDINLDVLRVQGYRHFCNKLWNATKFALSGLGSDFSPKPRQELIGNESLEDRWILSRLSYAVKTANEGFRDYDFPSVTTAIYNFWLYELCDVYLEYLKPVLQKGSEETITTAQNTLYTCLENGLILLSPFMPFLTEELYQRLPRRTADAPPSICVTPYPEERPWSDAMLEDEMNLVQSIVKTIRSIRQEYNLTKAKPEVYVVFSERSLASTVSKYTDTACTLSSSESIHVVCEEKPPRGCAVATVSDKCEVHVLLKGLVDVAKEIAKLDGKKEKLNGQLAKLKEAMEITDYYSKVPENVQQQNTEKLKQLETELAKIGKALASFKMAE; from the exons aaaaagaacaataaaaagaagaaagagacaACAAAGAAGGTATTTGTTTATGACAAACCCACTGCACCAGGAGAGAAAAAAG ATGTAAGTGGAGCAATGCCAGATAGCTACAGTCCAACTTATGTTGAGGCAGCTTGGTATCCCTGGTGGGAAAAACAG GGATTTTTCAAGCCAGAGTATGGG CGAAAGGACCTTCAAGAGCCAAACCCACAGGGCCTTTTCATGATGTGCATTCCTCCACCCAACGTTACTGGCTCACTTCATCTTGGTCATGCTCTCACATCTGCTGTGGAGGATTGCATAACAAGAAG GAATCGTCAGATTGGAAAGACAGCATTATGGAACCCAGGATGTGATCATGCTGGAATAGCTACACAG GTTGTGGTtgaaaagaagctaatgagggAGCAAGGCTTATCACGACATGATTTGGGAAGAGAGAAGTTTGTTGAGGCAGTGTGGAAGTGGAAGAATGA GAAGGGTGACAGGATTTATGAGCAGTTAAGAAAGATGGGAGTGTCTGTAGACTGGGACAGAGCTTGTTTCACAATGGATCCT AAACTGAGCAGAGCTGTGAAAGAGGCATTCATACGCCTACATGATGAAGGGCTTATCTACAGGAGCAGACGACTGGTCAACTGGTCATGCACTTTAAACTCTGCTATCTCTGATATCGAG gttgatAAGAAGGAATTAACAGGGAGAACACTGTTGCCAGTTCCCGGTTATGAACACAAGATAGAGTTTGGTGTGTTGGTGCACTTTGCATACCCCGTGGAAGAATCAG ATGAGAAATTAATAGTAGCAACAACTCGTGTGGAAACCATGTTGGGCGACACAGCGATTGCAGTTCATCCAGATGATGCCAGATACAAG CATCTTCATGGCAAGTTTGCTCTCCACCCATTCTGTAATCGCAAGCTACCAATTATCTGTGATGATGTGGTTGATCCTGAGTTTGGGACAG GTGCTGTGAAGATAACTCCTGGCCATGATCATAATGATTATGGAGTTGGCCAAAGGCATCAGCTGCCATTTGTGACAATGCTTGATGATAGTGGAAATATCAAAGATGTCAAGGATTTTTATCCAGAGTTCCAACATTTTGCA GGTTTGAAGAGATTTGATGCCAGGAAGGTAGTGCTGGAAGCTCTCACCAAGAAAGGCCTATTTATTAAAACAGAAGAGAATCCAATGGTAGTCCCAACATGCAG CCGGTCTAAAGATATTGTTGAGCCACTGATCAAGCCTCAGTGGTATGTTGATTGTCAGGAAATGGCAGACATGGCTGTGAAG GCTGTTCGAAATGGAGATCTGAAGATCATCCCAAGCAGTCATGAGAAGGTTTGGTACAGCTGGCTTGAAAATTGTAG GGACTGGTGTATCTCTAGACAGCTGTGGTGGGGTCATCGTATCCCAGCATTCTTTGTTACCGTTGATGATCCTAATATTCCCCCAGGAGAG GATACGGATGGCAGATATTGGGTCAG TGGTCGGACAGAAGAGGAAGTCCGGAAGAAGGCGGCAGAAAGATTCAAAGTATCGCCGGAGAAGATCTCTTTAAAACAAG ACGAAGATGTGTTGGACACGTGGTTCTCTTCCGGTCTGTTTCCTTTCTCAATATTCGGTTGGCCAGAAGAG ACGAAAGACTTTAAAGTGTTCTACCCTGGCACACTCCTGGAAACCGGACACGACATCTTGTTTTTCTGGGTTGCCCGCATGGTTAAGCTGGGGCTCAAGCTCATTGGTCAGCTGCCATTCACTGAAGTGTTTCTCCACGCCATGGTGCGAGATGCGCACGGGAGAAAAATGAGCAAGTCTCTAGGCAACGTTATCGACCCTATTGATGTCATCAATGGAGTTTCACTGGAA GACCTTCACAAACAGCTGGAGAACAGTAATCTTGATCCCAGAGAAATAGAACGTGCAAGGAAGGGACAG AAAGAAGATTATCCTGATGGAATACCCGAATGTGGCACAGACGCTCTACGGTTTGCGCTTTGTGCTTACACAGCGCAAG GTCGAGACATAAATCTTGACGTTCTTCGTGTGCAAGGATACCGCCATTTCTGCAACAAGCTTTGGAATGCTACCAAGTTTGCCCTCAGTGGCCTGGGATCTGATTTCTCCCCAAAGCCAAGGCAAGAG CTCATAGGTAACGAGTCCCTGGAGGACCGCTGGATTTTGAGCCGGTTATCTTACGCAGTAAAAACGGCGAATGAAGGCTTCAGAGACTATGACTTCCCCTCAGTGACGACagccatttacaacttttggcTTTATGAGCTGTGCGATGTTTATTTG GAATACCTCAAACCAGTGCTACAAAAAGGCAGCGAAGAGACTATTACTACAGCACAAAACACCCT GTACACGTGTTTGGAAAATGGTTTGATTCTTCTCAGTCCATTCATGCCTTTCCTGACTGAGGAGCTGTACCAACGGCTACCGCGCAGGACTGCTGACGCGCCACCAAGTATTTGCGTCACACCCTACCCAGAGGAG cgTCCATGGAGTGATGCTATGCTGGAAGACGAGATGAACCTGGTACAGAGTATCGTGAAAACAATCCGTTCGATTCGACAGGAGTACAACTTGACCAAAGCAAAACCAGAAG TGTACGTGGTTTTCTCCGAGCGGTCTCTGGCGTCTACCGTCAGCAAATACACCGACACAGCTTGCACCCTGAGTTCTAGTGAAAG TATACATGTAGTTTGTGAAGAGAAGCCTCCCCGAGGATGCGCTGTCGCGACTGTGTCAGATAAATGTGAAGTTCATGTACTTCTCAAG GGCCTGGTGGACGTGGCAAAGGAAATTGCGAAGTTGGATGGAAAGAAGGAAAAACTAAACGGCCAACTTGCAAAGCTAAAAGAAGCCATGGAAATAACCGATTATTACTCAAAG GTACCCGAGAATGTTCAGCAACAAAATACAGAAaag CTCAAACAGTTGGAAACAGAACTTGCAAAGATAGGCAAGGCGCTAGCttcattcaaaatggcagaATAA
- the LOC137993150 gene encoding valine--tRNA ligase-like isoform X2, protein MPDSYSPTYVEAAWYPWWEKQGFFKPEYGRKDLQEPNPQGLFMMCIPPPNVTGSLHLGHALTSAVEDCITRRNRQIGKTALWNPGCDHAGIATQVVVEKKLMREQGLSRHDLGREKFVEAVWKWKNEKGDRIYEQLRKMGVSVDWDRACFTMDPKLSRAVKEAFIRLHDEGLIYRSRRLVNWSCTLNSAISDIEVDKKELTGRTLLPVPGYEHKIEFGVLVHFAYPVEESDEKLIVATTRVETMLGDTAIAVHPDDARYKHLHGKFALHPFCNRKLPIICDDVVDPEFGTGAVKITPGHDHNDYGVGQRHQLPFVTMLDDSGNIKDVKDFYPEFQHFAGLKRFDARKVVLEALTKKGLFIKTEENPMVVPTCSRSKDIVEPLIKPQWYVDCQEMADMAVKAVRNGDLKIIPSSHEKVWYSWLENCRDWCISRQLWWGHRIPAFFVTVDDPNIPPGEDTDGRYWVSGRTEEEVRKKAAERFKVSPEKISLKQDEDVLDTWFSSGLFPFSIFGWPEETKDFKVFYPGTLLETGHDILFFWVARMVKLGLKLIGQLPFTEVFLHAMVRDAHGRKMSKSLGNVIDPIDVINGVSLEDLHKQLENSNLDPREIERARKGQKEDYPDGIPECGTDALRFALCAYTAQGRDINLDVLRVQGYRHFCNKLWNATKFALSGLGSDFSPKPRQELIGNESLEDRWILSRLSYAVKTANEGFRDYDFPSVTTAIYNFWLYELCDVYLEYLKPVLQKGSEETITTAQNTLYTCLENGLILLSPFMPFLTEELYQRLPRRTADAPPSICVTPYPEERPWSDAMLEDEMNLVQSIVKTIRSIRQEYNLTKAKPEVYVVFSERSLASTVSKYTDTACTLSSSESIHVVCEEKPPRGCAVATVSDKCEVHVLLKGLVDVAKEIAKLDGKKEKLNGQLAKLKEAMEITDYYSKVPENVQQQNTEKLKQLETELAKIGKALASFKMAE, encoded by the exons ATGCCAGATAGCTACAGTCCAACTTATGTTGAGGCAGCTTGGTATCCCTGGTGGGAAAAACAG GGATTTTTCAAGCCAGAGTATGGG CGAAAGGACCTTCAAGAGCCAAACCCACAGGGCCTTTTCATGATGTGCATTCCTCCACCCAACGTTACTGGCTCACTTCATCTTGGTCATGCTCTCACATCTGCTGTGGAGGATTGCATAACAAGAAG GAATCGTCAGATTGGAAAGACAGCATTATGGAACCCAGGATGTGATCATGCTGGAATAGCTACACAG GTTGTGGTtgaaaagaagctaatgagggAGCAAGGCTTATCACGACATGATTTGGGAAGAGAGAAGTTTGTTGAGGCAGTGTGGAAGTGGAAGAATGA GAAGGGTGACAGGATTTATGAGCAGTTAAGAAAGATGGGAGTGTCTGTAGACTGGGACAGAGCTTGTTTCACAATGGATCCT AAACTGAGCAGAGCTGTGAAAGAGGCATTCATACGCCTACATGATGAAGGGCTTATCTACAGGAGCAGACGACTGGTCAACTGGTCATGCACTTTAAACTCTGCTATCTCTGATATCGAG gttgatAAGAAGGAATTAACAGGGAGAACACTGTTGCCAGTTCCCGGTTATGAACACAAGATAGAGTTTGGTGTGTTGGTGCACTTTGCATACCCCGTGGAAGAATCAG ATGAGAAATTAATAGTAGCAACAACTCGTGTGGAAACCATGTTGGGCGACACAGCGATTGCAGTTCATCCAGATGATGCCAGATACAAG CATCTTCATGGCAAGTTTGCTCTCCACCCATTCTGTAATCGCAAGCTACCAATTATCTGTGATGATGTGGTTGATCCTGAGTTTGGGACAG GTGCTGTGAAGATAACTCCTGGCCATGATCATAATGATTATGGAGTTGGCCAAAGGCATCAGCTGCCATTTGTGACAATGCTTGATGATAGTGGAAATATCAAAGATGTCAAGGATTTTTATCCAGAGTTCCAACATTTTGCA GGTTTGAAGAGATTTGATGCCAGGAAGGTAGTGCTGGAAGCTCTCACCAAGAAAGGCCTATTTATTAAAACAGAAGAGAATCCAATGGTAGTCCCAACATGCAG CCGGTCTAAAGATATTGTTGAGCCACTGATCAAGCCTCAGTGGTATGTTGATTGTCAGGAAATGGCAGACATGGCTGTGAAG GCTGTTCGAAATGGAGATCTGAAGATCATCCCAAGCAGTCATGAGAAGGTTTGGTACAGCTGGCTTGAAAATTGTAG GGACTGGTGTATCTCTAGACAGCTGTGGTGGGGTCATCGTATCCCAGCATTCTTTGTTACCGTTGATGATCCTAATATTCCCCCAGGAGAG GATACGGATGGCAGATATTGGGTCAG TGGTCGGACAGAAGAGGAAGTCCGGAAGAAGGCGGCAGAAAGATTCAAAGTATCGCCGGAGAAGATCTCTTTAAAACAAG ACGAAGATGTGTTGGACACGTGGTTCTCTTCCGGTCTGTTTCCTTTCTCAATATTCGGTTGGCCAGAAGAG ACGAAAGACTTTAAAGTGTTCTACCCTGGCACACTCCTGGAAACCGGACACGACATCTTGTTTTTCTGGGTTGCCCGCATGGTTAAGCTGGGGCTCAAGCTCATTGGTCAGCTGCCATTCACTGAAGTGTTTCTCCACGCCATGGTGCGAGATGCGCACGGGAGAAAAATGAGCAAGTCTCTAGGCAACGTTATCGACCCTATTGATGTCATCAATGGAGTTTCACTGGAA GACCTTCACAAACAGCTGGAGAACAGTAATCTTGATCCCAGAGAAATAGAACGTGCAAGGAAGGGACAG AAAGAAGATTATCCTGATGGAATACCCGAATGTGGCACAGACGCTCTACGGTTTGCGCTTTGTGCTTACACAGCGCAAG GTCGAGACATAAATCTTGACGTTCTTCGTGTGCAAGGATACCGCCATTTCTGCAACAAGCTTTGGAATGCTACCAAGTTTGCCCTCAGTGGCCTGGGATCTGATTTCTCCCCAAAGCCAAGGCAAGAG CTCATAGGTAACGAGTCCCTGGAGGACCGCTGGATTTTGAGCCGGTTATCTTACGCAGTAAAAACGGCGAATGAAGGCTTCAGAGACTATGACTTCCCCTCAGTGACGACagccatttacaacttttggcTTTATGAGCTGTGCGATGTTTATTTG GAATACCTCAAACCAGTGCTACAAAAAGGCAGCGAAGAGACTATTACTACAGCACAAAACACCCT GTACACGTGTTTGGAAAATGGTTTGATTCTTCTCAGTCCATTCATGCCTTTCCTGACTGAGGAGCTGTACCAACGGCTACCGCGCAGGACTGCTGACGCGCCACCAAGTATTTGCGTCACACCCTACCCAGAGGAG cgTCCATGGAGTGATGCTATGCTGGAAGACGAGATGAACCTGGTACAGAGTATCGTGAAAACAATCCGTTCGATTCGACAGGAGTACAACTTGACCAAAGCAAAACCAGAAG TGTACGTGGTTTTCTCCGAGCGGTCTCTGGCGTCTACCGTCAGCAAATACACCGACACAGCTTGCACCCTGAGTTCTAGTGAAAG TATACATGTAGTTTGTGAAGAGAAGCCTCCCCGAGGATGCGCTGTCGCGACTGTGTCAGATAAATGTGAAGTTCATGTACTTCTCAAG GGCCTGGTGGACGTGGCAAAGGAAATTGCGAAGTTGGATGGAAAGAAGGAAAAACTAAACGGCCAACTTGCAAAGCTAAAAGAAGCCATGGAAATAACCGATTATTACTCAAAG GTACCCGAGAATGTTCAGCAACAAAATACAGAAaag CTCAAACAGTTGGAAACAGAACTTGCAAAGATAGGCAAGGCGCTAGCttcattcaaaatggcagaATAA